CTCAACAATGAAATTCCTTCTGATGCAATGTTGGATCCATTATTGAGTGAAATTCGAAAGTTGTTAAAAGTGTTTGTAGAGTGCAAGTTTCAACATGTCTATAGGGAAGGTAATCGGATTGGTCATATTCTTGCCCGATATGCTTAGAACGTTGAGAATATCTCAATGTGGAATGAATGTTATCCAGACTTTATTTCTCAAgctatttggcttgataaatATCTGTAAACtctttattaatgaaatttcagatttattatcaaaaaaaaaaaaaaaaaccttgacaAACACCCTCATTCAATATTCTTGACATTTGAGTGTACCATCCATATTAGACATGACTGCATGCTACTCGGACtaaaaaattagaccaaaaAGTGACCAAatgggttctctctctctcttcacttTTTGAACTTTAGTAAATGAACAATCAATCagttataaaaatcattttcattgaaacaaaagttaatataatatatatagtaatttggTCGAATTTGTTAGTTCAAGTATCAACACCTATTACTACACCCTCCCCACATCCAAAAAGGTGGAGATTAGGTATGAGAAACAAGAGGGATTAGTTAGCTACCTGACCTTTTATTTTCCAGTCCCAAAGTAATGACTGCTGACTTCATCCATCCAATGGACAACAATAATCAGTCCGTATATATGTCCACTCAAAACCAGTTATTTTGTGTCGTCCATTCAACACTCTCATGATGATGATCACCATTGCAGAGGCTGTGCTAGAGATTATAAGCATCTGAGCTTTTTCTTCAGAAACTTTCTATGGAAGATATTTTTTAGTTCATGACCATGTTACAAGTAGCTTGCACATCACAGATTATTATCTTCTATACAAATACTTCGACAAAGGGAACTTAAGACTCCTTGCCACCTGTGAAACACTTCAATATTAGAAGTAAAAGAGAGTTGAcgcaaataaaaaaatctacgtAATATGAGTCGCAAAAACTACCTTGAGAACCATTTCTTCAGACACCGTTGATCGATATCGAGTTGAACCCTCCAATGGGCAGCTTCCtcctttaatgataaaattagcATTGCAGAGACTGGATAGTTGCAACAGAACATCAGACATGAGTCCACCATCCCCACGTTGAACTCCTAACCCTTCATTTTCTTGCTCCTCTTCGTCGATTGAACCTTCTGCTACAGATGTGATACACTGAAATATGGCTAATAACCTCTCCAACGGAAAAGTTCCTGGTCCCTTCATCAGTGATTCCTGTTCTGCAGTTTCCTTTTGCTCCAGTGACTTTTGAGAGGGCCTAAGCATGAACATGCATAGAAGATGAAATTATGCAAGCAAGGTATGCACATGATAGTAGGTGAAACAAAAGCAAAGGGTTTGGGATTGTAAAAACTCCTAGGGAGTTCAATTCTCTATCATTCTTGTAGTGGACTGATGCCTGGCGTTCTCTTCCTACCTGGCCTTTGTATGAGAACATTAGACACgagctcaatatgttcattatAAAGGGTGACACCAAGCAAATAATTATATAGGCCctcaattttattatattagtttaaaAGTGGCCAgatccaacataaaaaataaaaacaaaaggcaaTCAGAAAATGAATATTACAAAAGTGAAGATCGGTATCAGTTGATTAGTTGTCAATCATTGTTTGGTCCTAATAGAATATTAGATTTTCAAGTAATAttagaaaaactttttttttaatgacattgAACCTCACCAAGGCAAGGTCCATGGGAGCCATCCTAGGAGAGAAATATTCAAATAggaaaatcaataatatatcataaaaagCACCAAAAAAGCATGGTTGAAGTTAGCCATCACAAACTAAAAACCATAATAATACATCCCTGCAAAGGAAAGCAAATGGGTTCATAGGCACACAAGTACATCCTAAGCTACTTCGGAGTGAGTACTTTCAAAATCTGAAAACTCTGACTATATCCAACAGAATAGACTTATAAATCATAGATTGAATGTCAAACTTTAATGCACTTACTTCCTCTTTCGTTTTCGGCTGTCAAAACCACCCATTGAATCAAAAAGTGAGGCGTCAAGGGTAGCTGGGTTTCTTGATGCAAGAAATGCTGATATAAGGAGATATTTTGCAGAAGTTGACATGTGAAAATCTAACTCATCAATTTCTTCACATCCTGCAAATCTTCTCCTGCTGCCCTTCTGCTTCATCTCCTTGTTGGATTCAGCTTCAGGGGAAGGCTGAGATGAAATCTTAAATACCTCATTCAGAGAAGGAGCAATATGTGGTTGAAGATGACTAAACAATCTTCTCTTCAGTTCTTCTCTGGGAACAACTCCCAAGTCACTTAAAGGTTCAcaatattttgcaaataatgGTGCAAAGGCAGTAGATAATTCATCCACCCTTCTAGTAATTCTGCAGAAAGGCCTTAGTACAACACTGTTTGACAAGAAACAAAACTCAAGTTCATTACACAATCTATCAAACAGAAGATCAGGCATGCGATATAAAGagaattcaaattaaaaatttattcttactCAAGAAAGGATGAATAAACCTTCCGGTTTGCTTGGTTTCTCATGAATATTTGACGAAGATCATCTTCTGTGTAATCGGGAAAATAAACAGGCACAGGTTCTATGTAACCCATACTTGAGTAATATGTATCAGGCGACGTGTTACTCACAAAGATTAGACCCAACTCAGGCATCTTCAGAACATCGTACAGATTGAACAGAAAAGGTAATATGGTGGAACTTTTATCCCACGCTCTAACAAGCTCCAAATTGTCAAATATTAGGTAGACTGTATTTCCATGAGCTTGTCCAACCAATCTTTTGGTGTTCAATTTTCCTGAGTTCCCCATAAGATTATTTATGACATTACTCAAGGCTTCACggagaaaattaacaaaatcagcGGGCTTTTCACAGCGCTTTACACTTGAATAACCATTCATTGCATTTTTTCTATGAAGCATCAGTTGACTCAAAATAGATTCAAACAGGATACGAGGACTATAACAAGTAAGACAACTTGAATAAACAAAGGAGCGGTTGAGATGCCTGAACGTCTGTAGAATGATACTGGTTTTCCCAGTAGAAGCACCTCCATAAATAAACAGAGGAAGCATGGGAGAATTAGAGGGACCCAAAAGGCGCACAAGCTCAAGAATCTGAGCACGTCTACTTGGAAAGCTAGATAATAGATCATCCAAGCTAATGGGGTCCTCTCCAAACACAAGGTCATTGGTCTTGAGAGGTTCATCACTTGTTTTCGTTGTTTCAACCACATTGTTGGCAACAGGAGTAGAACAGGAAGACCTTGTTGTTCTTCTGGTAACTCGTGGGCTTTCCTCCTTACCCATCTAATAAAACTTGCAGGGGCAAAAAAAGATTCTTTTCTGTGAAAAACTAAGAAATTCTCAATTTAGgagaaaaaattacaacaaaacaAGCATACGAAAGCACActaagaaacattaaaaatcagCAGGCAATCAAAAGAAAGGTacagtaaatgaaaaataaaaatgttaataaaaaaacatccaagtgttcaaaattaaattggaatgaaatggaaaaaatgGAAGGAATGCCTTCAGTGACTACATAGAAAATTTTCTCTTCAGGTGAACTCGAACAGAAAATTCTCAACGAAGGGGTAGTTTTGggcaaaagattaaaaatagatgttgaaatgtttttaattttcccTAAATGCAAAATTTAACAAGGAAAACAAAGTCAGTATCATATCAATCCAGCATTGTGTCGTATATTAAGTCTAAACAAACAGTCAATTCAGGAAGAAAACTCGTAAATTAAGTCTAAACAAAGATCATGGCATTTGTTGGAGGTATTGATTTATGCATGGGCCGATATGATACTCCAATACATCTTCTTTTTAGTACTTTACAAACAGTGCACAAAGATGACTACCATAATCCTAACTTCACcgtaaataattcaattaatttatcaagaaaacttattgaatttgcatttttttgcattaatttatcaattaattagCTTCCTGAATAGCACTTCATCAAACACTTCATCTTCACAAAGACCACTTCACTCCACTCTCACTCCAACTTCACAAAGACCAAGCAGAAGTaatacaaatgaaataaatcttgtagACACAATCCTGGAGTGCAACAGGCGAATTTtcaagaaaggggaaaaaaaaaaaaagacatgccATATATATAAGTGTTCACATTCGTTTGTTCTTATTGTTCTAAAAGTATATGTAAGTGTCAATTCAGCTTTATACATGGaagacaaacaataaaaaagaaaaaggaagtggATTCTAGCTTCATACATGGCAGTCTTCAATTCAGTTTTCGTTTACTTGTTTTCAGATCAAAGTGTCTGGTTTTGAGCCTAGGATTCcaaagaattcatttaaaatcttttccccTCTCACTGTGTTTGTAGAcagaattgagaaaaatatacaaattcaacCAACATCACagtaaaacaaatttcaaacataCTTACCTATTTTTCCAAACTCACGGCAGGATGTGCTGCTGCTGATGCGACGAAGTGGTGCTGCTGCGATGAAACCCAAATGCAAAGTGAAATAGGACACCACTTTTCCAAGGAAGAAACAGAGCctaactaataaaattattaataaaccagatgaaaaatgagttttctgATCCATAAAATCAATCTGATTATCATGAAAAATTAATCATAAACCAATTAgagaatccaaaaaaaaaaaaaaaaagcaaaataaaaactaaaacacacGAAGGGGGTCACAATTTGGTCAGATTAGATGGGTAGGAGAGGAGGGACCTTGAGTTGGGCCCCGGCTGCATCAAGGCGCCTCCATCTCTGAGCAGCTTCAATGGCTTCTCTTTGCCTTGAGTGGTGCTGCGTCGACGAGAAATGACGGGAATGGCTTTTGTGCAAAGGAAACAGACACTCTAGGGCAGAGATCTGGACCAGATGGCTTGAGTGGCTTTCGTGCGAAGGAAACAGGCGAAGTGATTTCAGATTTTGGGCTGGAAACAATGGGGTTGCACGAGAccgaaaatggagagaaaattgTGAAAGAAACTGAGACAATCCAATGCGGGAGCAACAAACCGAGGGAAAGCAACTACTTCACAGGGGAAAAAtcgagggaggagagagagcgCTTTTGCATTTGCATTTGGATATGAGTTCCGGTCAAAAGCGGTCCATCCGTTGTTGAGGCATAAACAGCCAACAATAAATGTGCGCCATATCAGCAATTCCAGATAAACTACAATAAGTTCATTACACTGAATTTCCTCTTAAATCTTTTCCTCACCCCTTTATAAATTGTTTTCGAGCCCGAGTGAAAGCTTTCGAACAGCATCTTCTCCTCACCGCCGCAGCAAACCCAACAGATGCATGAGATTTTTCATACTATGAAAAATCAAACCCACATTTTAAGAAACCCCATGGTACGAAATAAGGCCAACTCCTCCAACTCAGAGAATTTAACTGGACAAATGAAGGAAGGCAAAGACGCACCCGAGAAGAACTCCAGTAATAGTttcaattgagagagagagcccaGTAAGAATAACTCAACTTTTTAAGAATAACCATGACTGGTTAGAAGGAAATGTGTAATTTTCCTCTCTATTTTGAACGGGAGTTTCCACACTGACGGTTATTACTTTGCTTTTTGATGAAAAGAAACCAAAAGTTACCTAAACACTGCCAATTTCATATTAAACCTCCTTCCGCCttattttctcagcaaccaaacacaaACCAAAACTAGAAAAGTGCCGAACGAAAAATCGTAACGAACCCagcaaaaggaaagaataaagataaaggaagagagaaatggTTGGTACCCCAGTGATCTTAACGAGCTGTCCCTTACAGGCCACCCTAAGGTCCGACTCAGGAAGAGAgcgaagaaagaaaaagattgcCCTTTTAGTCTTCCAGTGATGGGTATTCCAGACAATGGCTGCGGCAATTCGAGATCTGCGAAATGATTGGGGGTGGGTTTCATGCGAAAGGATGGGAGATGGGGGAGAGGATTTCAGCGGGTTCCGTGGGTTTTGACGTAGGGTCGGCGGCGGTGGCGGCGGCTTTGCGTGAGGACGAGACGGGGGAGAAGGGGTGGGTTTTGCTGCGAGAGAATGAGACGGGGTGAGAGCCTGGTTCCGTGGTGCAAGTTTTCACGTGGGTGCTGGCattaattgttatattacatttggataattaattatttataaatcattttgcATATAATACTTTGAGTACTGCTAGAGTCACTGCTGATCCGATGGGAGTTACCGTTAGTTCtagattttgatttattttttttaattattttttatagaaagtttttttaatacttttaaatatttaaaaaataaaaataaatttagaatattattaaaaaaatttctttaatcataaaataaaaaaaattattaaaaaatactttcttaatcacgaaataaaaataaataaattatttttttattttacttagtgattaaagaagtattttttaatgatattatgaatttttttatttttttaaaattgttaaaaaaaatctatataaaaaaattttaaaaaaacacataaaaaaacacacactAATACAAGCGATAGCTCCCAACGGGAACGGGACGTTTAGCATTTTCCTAATACTTtcacttttgaattaaaatattaataattttttatgtatattaatgTGCCGAGTTTTTACATTAATAACGtgtttaatttgataataaatacacttataaataaacttatttttaaaatacatgtGCTCATATAATTAGTATGCTTCAGATTTTTGTAGAcgttaaataaagaaaaataatatttacagttttaaaataagtaatttatatatatatttttaaaaatgagtaaatataaaatttaaataataattattttttaataataaatcctacttttggtttaaaaaaaggTGCAAAACTCACACATGATAAAATTGTATCTAGCAATATTATTAAACTCCAAGTTAGTAAATTTgagaaaactaaaaagaaaagaaaatgcaaggaAACAAAAACGAAAACTTTTCCCGCCAATGAGCTTTTATTTGGCGCGGATAACTGCACGACTTGAACATAGTTCTCTTCGAGTACATTTCCAAAAACAACCCCCTGAAAACTTTTctaattcctttttcttttccctatttttcaaaaatacttttttcttttttttttttttatcatgagtataagtttttttttatttcctttttatcaaTAGAAACACTTCTAGACAGCCCTGCTGTTTATAAGAGTAAAATAGGCCTCCACTAAGCATTAGACATGTAAAAAAGTGATGATTAGCACAATACACAAGGATATAGGTGATTAAAACTGAAAGGTTAAACATTGAATGAGCCTTCACTCCTGCAACCCTGTTGTTCTTACTTTGGCGAGATATTCGACTAGGTAAGATATCAACTTCAAATCCTTGTCTGTTTTCTAgtagaaattatttaaaactttaGTATTTTTGCATTGAAAACTTTTGTTAGGCTCGATTGAAAAATGTAGTCTTTATCTATtcgagtcttttttttttcaaaaagggggggaggggggatttctcgtttcttcttctttgggtGAACTACCACTAGGTACTTGCTCCTgcaaaatttttccaaaaatggaaTCTGGATTTTAGCCCAGCATGTCTAATGGATCCATCTGCCTTAGAGAAAGAAATTGGTAAATAAGTTGTCTTTAGTGATCGTGAGATTGTCCGATTTGACAGAGAAGCTTGCTTGCTAAAACCTACTAAACATTCTTTGGCATAAAGAACCCAACAACGGCATAAGCTTGCTAAGCCATAAAGATCTTAAGCTTGCTTGTTGAAACCCACTAAAAGCtagttttttatatagaaaaatcataatcTACACCGGCACAAAGAACCCAACAAATTGTAAACGACTTAGAAAAATCTACAGTAGAAAAGTAGAAACAACAGCTTTGAAAGTAGCTTCTACTGTAGATGTAAACAGATCAGGAGATAAATCTGCAAGCAAAAATCCATTTTTATCTGAGGAACCTTTTGATTCTTTTGTTGACAAGCCTCTGAGCTTAAGATTCTTCTCCAATTTCTCCCGCCATTGGTTTGCCTCATCAATCTGCTACTGCAACTGAAGAACCTTGTaatctttattctaaatttcaGACTAAAATTTTTGAGGTCCGTCCGTGCAGACTGGGGGGATTGAGCTCTATCCGTGTCGTGGGATGAGTGTGGGTTGAGATGGAGTTGAAGACGAAGAAAGTGGCATGGGAGGGCTGTATAAGATGTTATGATCGGGTGTTGCCAAATGCAGAACATGTAAAATGAAAAGCTTACGTGGAGCCTTACTATTGGAGGGCTGTTTATTGAAGAAGACCAGCGAGACCAGTCTCTAGGTTTTCTCTTTTATCAACCCTTGGTGTTAcagaaaaattttaagttgcatttaaatgttgaattgagttgagttgataaaatattattagaatattattttttaatattattattattttgaaatttgaaaaatttgaatcatttattatattttgtgttagaatttgaaaaaattgtaatgataaattgagatgagtttgaaatCCAAACTAGCCCGAGTTTCTTTCTCCTGCCCGTCGTCATCATCATTTTATTGACAATTATCGTATGTATATAATTCCTTCTACTATTGGTATTGGTTTTTCTACATTTCTAGTTGGAGTTTAGTTATCCTAATATCGATTGACAatttaggtcttgtttggatttaaaaaaacatttcaacttatcttatctaatcattacaactttcttaaattttcaaattaaatatattaagcaattcaacttttctaaatcttaaaataaaattttattcaattttcaactttcatctcatctaaattcactatccaaaccttcTGTTAATAGGCTCGAAagtcaactaatttttttataaagagaaaattatttgGAGCAACAACTAATTCAATCATTATGTGATGTCATTTTCATCGGCATTAACTCATCTAAATTGTTATGCCACATTGgatagaattttgtttttggtaatattaaaataagtaaaattcAAGGTAATAAGAGGGAGAGGACTGTGGGAGACCCAATAAagatctcaaaataaaagtcaCACTGCatgaaatagaaaaacaaatggAAAATTGAAACTTAGTAGTTCCATTCCATATTTCGATTCGCAATTGAGAAATCGACTGCTTTGAAGACGATTTTTTTGTCTGCTGTAGGATGATCCTACATTAATCAAAGGAACATTGAAAAAGTTCATGCTGAGGTGGTCACTGTAAATAAAGGACGGTTAGTGAGGGAGTCGGAGATTCTGAGGTGTATACAAGCTGCTGGAAGTGGTGATACGAGGTGGCCATAGTGGAAGAGGGTGGTAAGTATGAGACAACAGGAAAAGACaacaaaatacacataaaaaagttgaataagaaataaatgaaataattaaaatcaccTAAAATACCCAAGCAATGCAATAGTAAGGGTGATCGGCGAAGTACCTAGTGGTGTGCAGTTATTTGAGGGAACGAAAGATGGTGGAACGTAGCACTGTTCACCCAGATTCCAGATCAGGTACCTGGGTATATCCAGCTTGGAACCTGGATTTCAAATCTGGATTCCAGACCAGGCCGGGAAAAAACCCAGCTCGGATGAACAGGCCACCATGGCCACATGTGTTGAAGCTGGCATGCGCACAACCACACACTAAAAAGGtattgtttttcctttctttctttgtgcTTGTAATGAAAATATAGGCAGCTCAACTTTTTGAAAAGATGAATGATTTCCCAAAACTATACAAAACAACTCTGAAGAAAATACCATCAAAGTTCGGAACAATATCAGATTTACATAATATACCATTCAGCTTGTCATAAGAAAAATAGGTGCATGGGACACACTCAGCAAAAGTAGCACTTCATAAACCTAACATGtctctttctctatctttttcatcatcatcatcatcatcttaagCCTTGCTTGAGGAGCTGCCCCTGATCACGGAACCACGACGGTGGCCACCTACAATCACATCTTTAAGTCGAGATATAGGACCCAGCATCCTGCCCCTCCTCTTTCAATATCAAttcaaaaagagagaagaaaaatataaacgTCAGGATAAGACAGGGTTAAAGGGAAaaagaggggggagggggggcaAGTAGCATCCAGGAATAAACAGAGATTTATGCACAAGATTTGGACCCAATTAAACATAAGTTACATTCTACAAGCAGGATTAAACCATTGATAGAAAGCCTATATACTAAAGTGTAGGATAGATCTACAACAATCCCAAGTGTATTAGTACTGTGTCCTTTACTTTCTTAGAATGTGACTTTCCTCGTAGCTTGCCTAGAACAATTACCTGTAGTGCTTAATACGAGTGCAAAGTTGTCTTCCTAATACTCTCGTTACTAGACTATGCCAGTAAGATAATTGCAGGACTTCCATTCAATGTAGAACTAGGTTTGATTGAGTTGCCATCTAATGTTCTAgggttttgttatatataaacaaGTTTGCATACCAATCTGCGTACCAATGCTgttattttcatattctaaattcaaattagcactgttttcaataaagtctattttttgaccaatcatattaaattgGTGCGCATATTAGTACGCAGAAttgcttacaattagatttttccaatGTTCTAGCCAGAATCAAAACTGCATGATGCCAAGTATTAATTCATGTCTAACTGAtatgaatattcaataaaatcCTTAAAAGAGGAAAAGTCGCAAGGCCTATACATAACatgcaacaataataatataataatgatataaatataaatataaaactaataataataataataataatatggcTTGCagtaaaaacataacaaaaactGACTCTTCACACGGAAAATAATTTAgggattaagaatgttaaaaaacataatatatatatatatatatatatatattgagatacCATGTACTATGTAGATACAAACATACATAtcaatcatattttataataggAGCATAACAAACAAGTGGACCTCACCAGATTCAAACCTTTACGtcagtaaatttttttttccttgtcttgTCAAAAGAGTGGGTAATCAGAAATTGTTCtagtagagaaatttttgaaacGTGGATTTTAATAAGAAAGTGGTGGATGCAAATGTACTAAATTAACACAAGGCATTAATGAGAGAGGCTTGCCAATGtggtagaaaattattttatacggAGAGATGCAGAACTTTGAGTGATTAACGGTAGGTTTGGCAAGTGGGATAAGACAAAATTCTcctcttatctcatcattacaattttttcaaattcccacagaaaatataataaacaattcaactttttcaaatctcaattcaaaattttcaaatcccaaaacaataacaatattaaaaaataatattttaaactttcatctaaaaccaaaaattatcatctcactatccaaaccgtcTGTCACCTTCATAATTCAAAACCTCATTTCTCTATCCTTTAATCTTAACTCCATCCTCTACTGGACAACCGAAAATGggatcaaaatatgaaaaacttgtGCCATTGACCATCAGAGATTAATGGTTTATTGAATGAATTAAGTTATaaatccaaataaaatcataaacctacACTAGTGCCCCTAGCCTTCACATCATGCAACGTGGAAattacatttttccttttaaaattacATCTTGTTTTGCTATCAATATACTTTATCCGTCTCGTACATTAGGATGAATAAGTTataaatccaaacaaagccGTAAACCTATACTACagttattttgatataaaactTCTAAACATAGAccaatccataaaaataatttaaggatCGTTTGTGACAAAACAACCAAAACCAAGCTACACATTAAGCACCAGCAGCTTAATAATTGGTTAATGTTATCCCAAATGTCAtgatgcttttttatttttttgcacaGGTATTTAAAAatgtgatcatcaaaatatcttCCACCCAACTTAGTCCTAGGGaatgcatttctttttttcatgcaaCAGAATCGTTTAGAATAACTTATGCTGCTCATAAACACACATACACGCATCATAGGCTGTTTATACCCTTGCAGCTTCAGATTCTAttaattttcacacaaaaaggCCTAGTGCCGGACCTCCTTGAGAATCTTACGAGGCAAAAGAGCAAAACTCATTCCTTATCATATTTCAATAAACCAATAGAACATGCAATACATTTTCTACCAAATGGCATAACAGAGCATCCCACTCACTTGAAAGCATAAGcatgattagaaaaaaattgaatacataatcaattaattaacatACCTCATCATTGATGCTGATCTGCCACTTACTTTGCAAAGCCTGCCATCCTTCCTGCTGCCATCTCTGCCCAAGTATTACAAAACCCATGACAGCCGCTGCAATGAAAATAGACCAAAATGTATTTGCCTCTTTTGCATGAGCATACAAGGAAGCAACCCTTCTCTTCCACCAAGCACCACAAGGAAGGTCAGACCCATCATGTTTATTGTCTTTTGCAGGCG
Above is a genomic segment from Juglans microcarpa x Juglans regia isolate MS1-56 chromosome 1D, Jm3101_v1.0, whole genome shotgun sequence containing:
- the LOC121255095 gene encoding origin of replication complex subunit 5; its protein translation is MGKEESPRVTRRTTRSSCSTPVANNVVETTKTSDEPLKTNDLVFGEDPISLDDLLSSFPSRRAQILELVRLLGPSNSPMLPLFIYGGASTGKTSIILQTFRHLNRSFVYSSCLTCYSPRILFESILSQLMLHRKNAMNGYSSVKRCEKPADFVNFLREALSNVINNLMGNSGKLNTKRLVGQAHGNTVYLIFDNLELVRAWDKSSTILPFLFNLYDVLKMPELGLIFVSNTSPDTYYSSMGYIEPVPVYFPDYTEDDLRQIFMRNQANRKVYSSFLDVVLRPFCRITRRVDELSTAFAPLFAKYCEPLSDLGVVPREELKRRLFSHLQPHIAPSLNEVFKISSQPSPEAESNKEMKQKGSRRRFAGCEEIDELDFHMSTSAKYLLISAFLASRNPATLDASLFDSMGGFDSRKRKRKPSQKSLEQKETAEQESLMKGPGTFPLERLLAIFQCITSVAEGSIDEEEQENEGLGVQRGDGGLMSDVLLQLSSLCNANFIIKGGSCPLEGSTRYRSTVSEEMVLKVARSLKFPLSKYLYRR